A region from the Hypericibacter adhaerens genome encodes:
- a CDS encoding GNAT family N-acetyltransferase, whose amino-acid sequence MNTHITVRSVETGKDRKAFVELAFRLNAGDRNWVPPLKQEVYGLITPGKNPWFGHAEAQLFVAERDGRVVGRISAHIDHLALVQPAAQGMGPGTGNWGMMEAEDETIFQALIAHAEDWLRAKGMLRSLGPFGLSVWDEPGLLVSGFEHPPTVMMGHNSSAYRGWVEAAGYAPAKSLYTYELDITQEFPPLVQRIIQSGQRNGRIVIRKVDKRRFNEEAALILGILNDAWSDNWGFVPLTDAEIAYAGRKLKPIVFEDLIRIAEVEGEPVAFMITLPDLNEAQKTLNGSLFPFGWAKLLWWLRAPKVKTTRVPLMGVVKRLQASRLASQIAFMMIEQTRRAAVADYGASRGEIGWILEDNQGMRAIAETIESRINREYVIYEKAL is encoded by the coding sequence ATGAACACGCATATCACCGTCCGGTCCGTCGAGACCGGGAAGGATCGCAAGGCCTTTGTCGAGCTGGCATTCCGCCTGAACGCGGGCGATCGCAACTGGGTGCCGCCGCTGAAGCAGGAGGTTTACGGCCTCATCACGCCTGGCAAGAACCCGTGGTTCGGCCATGCGGAGGCGCAGCTCTTCGTTGCCGAGCGCGACGGCCGCGTGGTCGGCCGGATTTCCGCGCATATCGACCATCTGGCGCTCGTCCAGCCCGCCGCGCAGGGGATGGGTCCGGGCACCGGCAATTGGGGCATGATGGAAGCGGAGGACGAGACGATCTTCCAGGCGCTCATCGCGCATGCCGAGGATTGGCTGCGGGCCAAGGGCATGCTGCGCTCGCTCGGCCCTTTCGGCCTTTCGGTGTGGGACGAGCCCGGCCTGCTGGTCAGCGGCTTTGAACATCCGCCGACGGTGATGATGGGGCATAACAGCTCCGCCTATCGCGGTTGGGTGGAAGCGGCGGGCTATGCGCCCGCCAAATCGCTCTACACCTATGAGCTCGATATCACGCAGGAGTTCCCGCCGCTCGTCCAGCGCATCATCCAGTCGGGCCAGCGCAACGGCCGCATCGTTATCCGCAAAGTCGACAAGAGGCGCTTCAACGAGGAAGCCGCGCTGATTTTGGGCATATTGAACGATGCCTGGTCGGACAACTGGGGCTTTGTGCCGCTGACGGACGCCGAGATCGCCTATGCCGGCAGGAAGCTCAAGCCGATCGTCTTCGAAGACCTGATCCGCATCGCCGAGGTCGAGGGCGAACCCGTCGCCTTCATGATCACGCTGCCCGATCTCAACGAAGCGCAGAAGACCCTGAACGGCTCGCTCTTTCCCTTCGGCTGGGCGAAGTTGCTCTGGTGGCTGCGCGCGCCCAAGGTGAAGACGACGCGGGTGCCGCTCATGGGCGTCGTCAAGCGGCTCCAGGCCTCGCGCCTCGCGAGCCAGATCGCCTTCATGATGATCGAGCAGACCCGTCGCGCCGCGGTCGCCGACTATGGCGCTTCGCGTGGCGAGATCGGCTGGATCCTCGAGGACAACCAGGGCATGCGCGCGATCGCCGAGACGATCGAGAGCAGGATCAATCGTGAATATGTGATCTACGAAAAGGCGCTGTAA
- a CDS encoding EthD family reductase, with product MLKLVVVCHRREGWSRERFRRYFREVHGPLATAIPHVTRYVQNFVEPDEIEGDPPWDAVIEFWFADRAAYDAAWASPEGRRAAGDNPNCMDMARTSWGLVDEVVVRG from the coding sequence ATGCTCAAGCTCGTCGTGGTCTGCCATCGGCGCGAGGGTTGGTCGCGCGAGCGGTTCCGCCGCTACTTCCGCGAGGTGCATGGCCCCTTGGCGACCGCCATCCCGCATGTCACCCGCTATGTGCAGAATTTCGTCGAGCCGGACGAAATCGAGGGCGATCCGCCCTGGGACGCGGTGATCGAGTTCTGGTTCGCCGACCGCGCCGCCTACGACGCGGCCTGGGCCTCGCCCGAGGGCCGGCGCGCGGCGGGGGACAATCCCAACTGCATGGACATGGCCCGCACCAGCTGGGGCCTGGTGGACGAGGTCGTCGTTCGCGGATGA
- the hutU gene encoding urocanate hydratase, which yields MPAITRLDNERKIKSPHGTTLSAKSWLTEAPLRMLMNNLDAAVAEKPQELVVYGGIGRAARDWESYDRIVASLRSLEADETLLVQSGKPVGIFRTHADAPRVLIANSNLVPHWATWEKFHELDRKGLMMYGQMTAGSWIYIGSQGIVQGTYETFVEVGRRHFGGNLAGKWILTGGLGGMGGAQPLAATMAGASMLAVECQPSRIERRLETRYLDRRADDLDQALAMIREATAKGEALSVGLLGNAAEIFPELVRRGIRPDIVTDQTSAHDPLNGYLPAGWSLDKAERMRQSDPEAVIQAAKQSMAVQVKAMLDFHRMGIPTLDYGNNIRQMALEMGVADAFDFPGFVPAYIRPLFCRGIGPFRWAALSGDPEDIYKTDARVKQLMPGNPHLHNWLDMARKRIQFQGLPARICWVGLGDRARLGLAFNEMVATGELKAPIVIGRDHLDSGSVASPNRETEAMQDGSDAISDWPLLNALLNTASGATWVSLHHGGGVGIGFSQHAGMVIVADGTKEAARRLERVLTNDPATGVMRHADAGYEIAIDCAKEQGLKLPSIGSSASGSSPHR from the coding sequence ATGCCCGCAATCACCCGCCTCGACAACGAACGCAAGATCAAGAGCCCGCACGGGACCACGCTCAGCGCCAAGAGCTGGCTGACCGAGGCGCCCTTGCGCATGCTGATGAACAATCTCGACGCCGCCGTCGCGGAGAAGCCGCAGGAGCTGGTGGTCTATGGCGGCATCGGGCGCGCCGCGCGCGACTGGGAGAGCTACGACCGGATCGTGGCCAGCCTCCGCTCGCTCGAGGCCGACGAGACGCTGCTGGTTCAGTCGGGCAAGCCGGTCGGCATCTTCCGCACCCATGCGGATGCGCCGCGCGTGCTGATCGCGAACTCGAATCTCGTGCCGCACTGGGCGACCTGGGAGAAGTTCCACGAGCTCGACCGCAAGGGCCTGATGATGTACGGCCAGATGACGGCGGGCTCCTGGATCTATATCGGCAGCCAGGGCATCGTGCAGGGCACCTACGAGACCTTCGTCGAGGTCGGGCGCCGGCATTTCGGCGGCAATCTCGCCGGCAAATGGATCCTGACCGGGGGCCTGGGCGGCATGGGCGGCGCGCAGCCGCTGGCCGCGACCATGGCCGGCGCCTCGATGCTCGCGGTCGAATGCCAGCCGAGCCGCATCGAGCGCCGGCTCGAGACCCGCTATCTCGACCGCCGCGCCGACGATCTCGACCAGGCCCTGGCCATGATCCGCGAGGCCACGGCCAAGGGCGAGGCCCTCTCCGTCGGCCTCCTGGGCAACGCCGCCGAGATCTTCCCCGAGCTGGTGCGCCGCGGCATCCGCCCGGACATCGTCACCGACCAGACCTCGGCTCATGACCCGCTCAACGGCTATCTGCCGGCGGGCTGGTCGCTCGACAAGGCCGAGCGCATGCGCCAGTCCGATCCCGAGGCGGTGATCCAGGCCGCCAAGCAGTCGATGGCGGTCCAGGTCAAGGCCATGCTCGATTTCCATCGCATGGGCATCCCGACGCTCGATTATGGCAACAACATCCGCCAGATGGCGCTGGAGATGGGCGTCGCCGACGCCTTCGACTTCCCGGGCTTCGTGCCGGCCTATATCCGTCCCCTCTTCTGCCGCGGCATCGGTCCCTTCCGCTGGGCGGCGCTCTCGGGCGATCCGGAGGACATCTACAAGACCGACGCGCGGGTGAAGCAGCTCATGCCCGGCAACCCGCATCTCCACAACTGGCTCGACATGGCCCGGAAGCGCATCCAGTTCCAGGGCCTGCCGGCGCGCATCTGCTGGGTCGGCCTCGGCGACCGCGCAAGGCTCGGCCTCGCCTTCAACGAGATGGTGGCCACGGGCGAGCTCAAGGCCCCGATCGTGATCGGCCGCGATCATCTCGATTCAGGGTCGGTGGCGAGCCCCAACCGCGAGACCGAGGCGATGCAGGACGGCTCGGATGCCATCAGCGACTGGCCGCTCCTGAACGCGCTCCTCAACACCGCCTCGGGCGCCACCTGGGTCTCGCTCCACCACGGCGGCGGCGTGGGCATCGGCTTCTCGCAGCATGCGGGCATGGTGATCGTCGCCGACGGCACGAAGGAAGCGGCACGGCGACTGGAGCGGGTCCTCACCAACGACCCCGCCACCGGCGTGATGCGCCACGCCGATGCCGGCTACGAGATCGCGATCGACTGCGCCAAGGAGCAAGGACTGAAGCTGCCGAGCATCGGCAGCTCAGCATCGGGAAGCAGCCCGCACCGCTGA
- the hutG gene encoding N-formylglutamate deformylase, translating into MEPFRFEPGPAPLLISMPHVGTHLPDVLARRMTDVARTVPDTDWHVDRLYDFAAALGANRLIATHSRYVIDLNRPPDGTVLYPGASNTELCPTTSFDDEPLWQPDQAPGAEEIRQRVESFWRPYHKQLADALAAIKSRFGMALLFDAHSIRSEVPRFFAGRLPDINLGTADGKSAPSELAARLIEAAGEADGYSSVLNGRFKGGYITRLYGKPAEGIAAVQLELSQITYMDEAPPFGFREDRAKAVRPHLRRILETMLEWAKETKGVSW; encoded by the coding sequence ATGGAGCCCTTCCGATTCGAGCCCGGGCCGGCGCCGCTGTTGATCAGCATGCCCCATGTGGGGACGCATCTGCCTGATGTCCTGGCGCGGCGGATGACCGATGTCGCGCGCACGGTGCCGGACACGGATTGGCATGTGGATCGGCTCTACGATTTCGCCGCGGCGCTCGGCGCCAACCGGCTGATCGCCACCCATTCGCGCTATGTCATCGACCTGAACCGGCCGCCGGACGGGACCGTGCTTTATCCCGGCGCCAGCAACACCGAGCTCTGCCCGACCACGAGCTTCGACGACGAGCCGCTCTGGCAGCCCGACCAGGCGCCGGGCGCGGAGGAAATCCGCCAGCGCGTCGAGAGCTTCTGGCGGCCTTATCACAAGCAGCTCGCGGACGCCCTGGCCGCAATCAAATCCCGCTTCGGCATGGCGCTTCTCTTCGATGCCCATTCGATCCGCTCCGAGGTGCCGCGCTTCTTCGCCGGCCGGCTGCCGGACATCAATCTGGGCACGGCCGACGGCAAGAGCGCGCCGTCCGAGCTGGCGGCCCGCCTGATCGAGGCCGCGGGCGAGGCCGACGGCTATAGCAGCGTGCTGAATGGTCGTTTCAAGGGCGGCTACATCACCCGCCTCTACGGCAAGCCCGCCGAGGGCATCGCCGCGGTGCAGCTCGAGCTGTCGCAGATCACCTATATGGACGAGGCGCCGCCCTTCGGCTTCCGCGAGGACCGCGCCAAGGCTGTCCGCCCGCATCTGCGCCGGATCCTCGAGACGATGCTGGAATGGGCGAAGGAAACGAAGGGCGTGAGCTGGTAG
- a CDS encoding thioredoxin family protein translates to MAYASGGQHELGWHAAGFELEGVDGRPHKLAELKGEKGTLVMFICNHCPYVKGVIDGVVEDCKALAAEGVNAVAIMSNDTDAYPADSFDKMKEFARAHGFGFSYLIDRTQAVARAYGAVCTPDIYGFDAGLALRYRGRVQEMRGSSPVKGAKREMLEAMRLIARTGKGPAEQVPAIGCSIKWRS, encoded by the coding sequence ATGGCTTATGCGTCGGGCGGCCAGCATGAACTCGGTTGGCACGCGGCCGGGTTCGAGCTCGAAGGCGTCGACGGCCGCCCGCACAAGCTCGCCGAGCTCAAGGGCGAGAAGGGCACGCTCGTCATGTTCATCTGCAACCACTGCCCTTACGTCAAAGGCGTGATCGACGGGGTGGTCGAGGATTGCAAGGCGCTGGCAGCCGAGGGCGTGAACGCGGTCGCGATCATGTCCAACGACACCGATGCCTATCCCGCGGATTCCTTCGACAAGATGAAGGAATTCGCGCGGGCCCATGGATTCGGCTTTTCCTACCTGATCGACCGGACCCAGGCCGTGGCGCGGGCCTATGGCGCTGTCTGCACGCCGGACATCTACGGCTTCGATGCGGGGCTCGCCCTGCGCTATCGGGGCCGCGTGCAGGAGATGCGCGGCAGCTCGCCGGTGAAGGGCGCGAAGCGCGAGATGCTGGAGGCCATGCGCCTGATCGCTCGTACCGGTAAGGGGCCGGCGGAGCAGGTGCCGGCGATCGGCTGCTCGATCAAATGGCGGTCTTGA
- the hutI gene encoding imidazolonepropionase, whose translation MWDSLWINGRLATMREGSVPYGTIEPGAIAVEASRIAWVGPMGELPRRTARQIHDLDGRWVTPGLIDCHTHLVYGGNRAHEFEMRLNGATYEEIAKAGGGIRSTVTATRASTEASLLTSAAERLKPLLAEGLTTIEIKSGYGLERDAEIKQLRVARALGERFPVTVRTTFLAAHALPPEYDGRPDEYIDAVASKMLPAAHAAGLVDAVDAFCERIGFTAAQTEKLFRAATSFGLPVKIHAEQLSDQKGAVLGTRYGALSADHLEYLGEDGVQAMANTGTVAVLLPGAFYFLRETQLPPIEALRKAGVPIAIATDSNPGSSPVTSLLLMLNMGTTLFRLTPEEALAGITRNAAKALGLGGSTGTLQAGKRADFAVWNIDRPAELSYRIGFNPLHLRVWQGRSDAKAAAEPRAQAEPVPALNPG comes from the coding sequence ATGTGGGACTCTCTTTGGATCAATGGGCGCCTGGCGACGATGCGCGAGGGCAGCGTGCCGTACGGCACCATCGAGCCCGGCGCCATCGCGGTCGAGGCCTCGCGGATCGCCTGGGTCGGGCCCATGGGCGAGCTGCCGCGGCGCACCGCCCGCCAGATCCATGATCTCGACGGACGCTGGGTCACGCCCGGCCTGATCGACTGCCACACTCATCTCGTCTATGGCGGGAACCGGGCGCATGAGTTCGAGATGCGGCTCAACGGCGCCACCTATGAGGAGATCGCCAAGGCCGGCGGCGGGATCCGCTCGACCGTGACCGCCACCCGCGCCTCGACCGAGGCCTCCCTGCTCACGAGCGCCGCCGAGCGGCTGAAGCCGCTCCTGGCCGAAGGCCTCACCACCATCGAGATCAAGTCGGGCTACGGGCTCGAGCGCGACGCCGAGATCAAGCAGCTCCGGGTCGCCCGCGCGCTGGGCGAGCGCTTCCCGGTCACCGTGCGCACCACCTTCCTCGCCGCCCACGCGCTCCCGCCTGAATATGACGGAAGGCCGGACGAATATATCGACGCGGTCGCGAGCAAGATGCTGCCGGCGGCCCATGCGGCGGGGCTGGTCGATGCGGTCGACGCCTTCTGCGAGCGCATCGGCTTCACCGCGGCCCAGACCGAGAAGCTGTTCCGCGCGGCCACTTCCTTCGGCCTGCCGGTCAAGATCCATGCCGAGCAGCTCTCCGACCAGAAGGGCGCCGTGCTCGGCACACGCTATGGCGCGCTCTCGGCCGATCATCTGGAATATCTGGGCGAGGATGGCGTGCAGGCCATGGCCAACACCGGCACCGTCGCGGTGCTGCTGCCGGGCGCCTTCTATTTCCTGCGCGAGACGCAGCTCCCGCCGATCGAGGCGCTGCGCAAGGCCGGCGTGCCGATCGCGATCGCGACCGACAGCAATCCCGGCAGCTCGCCCGTCACCTCGCTGCTGCTGATGCTCAATATGGGCACCACCTTGTTCCGGCTGACGCCGGAGGAGGCCTTGGCCGGGATCACGCGCAACGCGGCCAAGGCGCTCGGCCTCGGCGGCAGCACCGGCACGCTGCAGGCCGGCAAGCGCGCCGACTTCGCGGTCTGGAACATCGACCGGCCCGCCGAGCTGAGCTACCGCATCGGCTTCAACCCGCTCCATCTGCGGGTCTGGCAGGGCCGGTCGGATGCCAAGGCGGCGGCCGAGCCGCGCGCCCAGGCCGAGCCCGTGCCGGCGCTCAATCCGGGCTAA
- a CDS encoding phenylacetate--CoA ligase family protein: protein MSRRPGTLLFVAELAQQETWPRQQLLDLQRRRLKAFVEKAVKESPYYRDIAAKLGRRITRLQDFPVLTKSILVAEYDRLLTDPMLSRAVIEKHLSEQGSGRELLLKYHVVPSGGFSGLRAMMVYDRTTRMIGVANMLRWLQRMGVSETTRVVGIGAATMIHVSNQVFLELRKTRPDAPALDVTMPIPELVAALNRYQPEVLITYPSILRELALEQLAGRLAIAPRCCSSLSEMLAPEVRRLAFEAWKAPIIDTYATTETGMIGTDCPEAAGIHLLEQLMIVEIVDENYRPVPNGTVGERMLVTPLFNPVLPLIRYEITDRVALATEPCRCGRPQWRLASIQGRREEMLDLPAKDGGILRIPPVHFRDPLLLNPGLRQYQIEARPDGLHIRVVLGADAGEPATALASLRGALLQALDQAGAKPAVTIEAVDKIERIGSSGKARLVARSH, encoded by the coding sequence ATGAGCCGACGCCCGGGGACCTTGCTGTTCGTGGCGGAGCTCGCCCAGCAAGAGACCTGGCCGCGCCAGCAGTTGCTCGATCTGCAGCGCCGCCGGCTCAAGGCTTTCGTCGAGAAGGCGGTGAAGGAATCCCCCTACTACCGGGACATCGCGGCCAAGCTCGGCCGCAGGATCACGCGGCTTCAGGACTTTCCGGTCCTGACCAAATCCATCCTGGTCGCCGAATATGACCGGCTCCTGACGGACCCGATGCTCAGCCGCGCCGTGATCGAGAAGCATCTGAGCGAGCAGGGCTCCGGCCGAGAGCTGCTCTTGAAATACCATGTCGTACCGAGCGGCGGCTTCAGTGGCCTGCGCGCCATGATGGTCTATGACCGCACCACCCGGATGATCGGCGTCGCCAACATGCTGCGTTGGCTGCAGCGGATGGGCGTGAGCGAGACGACGCGGGTCGTCGGGATCGGCGCCGCCACGATGATCCACGTCTCCAACCAGGTATTCCTGGAACTGCGGAAGACCCGGCCGGACGCGCCGGCCCTCGACGTCACCATGCCGATCCCCGAGCTGGTGGCGGCGCTCAACCGTTACCAGCCGGAAGTGCTCATCACCTACCCCTCCATCCTGCGCGAGCTCGCCCTGGAGCAGCTCGCCGGCCGGCTCGCCATCGCGCCGCGCTGCTGCAGCTCGCTGTCCGAGATGCTGGCGCCGGAGGTGCGCCGCCTGGCCTTCGAGGCCTGGAAGGCGCCCATCATCGACACCTACGCCACGACCGAGACCGGCATGATCGGCACCGACTGCCCCGAGGCCGCCGGAATCCACCTGCTGGAGCAGCTCATGATCGTCGAGATCGTCGACGAGAATTATCGACCCGTGCCCAACGGCACCGTCGGCGAGCGCATGCTGGTGACGCCGCTCTTCAATCCGGTGCTGCCGCTCATCCGCTACGAGATCACCGACCGGGTGGCGCTGGCGACCGAGCCCTGCCGTTGCGGCCGGCCGCAATGGCGGCTGGCCTCGATCCAGGGCCGGCGCGAGGAGATGCTGGATCTGCCGGCGAAGGATGGCGGCATCCTCCGCATCCCGCCTGTCCATTTCCGCGATCCATTGCTCCTGAATCCGGGCCTGCGCCAATATCAGATCGAGGCGCGGCCCGACGGTCTCCATATCCGGGTGGTGCTGGGTGCGGATGCGGGCGAGCCGGCGACGGCCCTGGCCTCGCTGCGCGGAGCCCTGCTGCAGGCGCTCGACCAGGCGGGCGCCAAGCCGGCGGTGACGATCGAGGCCGTGGACAAGATCGAGCGCATCGGCAGCTCGGGCAAGGCGCGGCTGGTGGCGCGGTCTCACTGA
- a CDS encoding fumarylacetoacetate hydrolase family protein — translation MKLASLKTESRDGRLVLVRRDLTRAVLAEAAPTLQAALDGWANLSPRLEAQYQALEAGRASGSFAFDPMRCASPLPRAYQWADGSAYVNHVVLVRRARGAEMLESFWTDPLIYQGGSDEFLGPRDPIPAVDEGWGVDFEAEIAVILDDVAMGSAPAEAGERIRLVMLANDVSLRNLIPGELAKGFGFFQSKPASAFSPVAVTPDELGEAWDGGRLDRPLLVHLNGEPFGKAEAGLDMTFDFPTLIAHAAKTRNLRAGTILGSGTVSNRGSDGGPGRPIAEGGVGYSCIAEQRMVETIREGRPRTAFLRAGDRVRIEMRDLSGHSIFGAIDQAVTGDPPPLHPFPASC, via the coding sequence ATGAAGCTGGCAAGCCTCAAGACCGAGAGCCGCGACGGGCGTCTCGTCCTGGTCCGCCGCGACCTGACGCGCGCGGTCCTGGCCGAGGCCGCGCCCACGCTCCAGGCGGCACTCGACGGCTGGGCAAACCTTTCCCCACGGCTCGAAGCCCAGTACCAAGCGCTCGAGGCCGGCCGGGCCAGCGGCAGCTTCGCCTTCGATCCGATGCGCTGCGCCTCGCCTTTGCCGCGGGCCTATCAATGGGCCGACGGCTCGGCCTATGTGAACCATGTGGTGCTGGTGCGCCGCGCCCGCGGCGCCGAGATGCTGGAAAGCTTCTGGACCGATCCGCTGATCTATCAGGGCGGCTCGGACGAGTTCCTCGGGCCCCGCGACCCGATCCCCGCCGTCGATGAAGGCTGGGGCGTCGATTTCGAGGCCGAGATCGCCGTGATCCTGGACGATGTGGCCATGGGCAGCGCGCCCGCCGAGGCGGGTGAGCGGATCCGGCTGGTGATGCTGGCGAACGACGTCTCTCTGCGCAACCTGATCCCGGGCGAGCTCGCCAAGGGCTTCGGCTTCTTCCAGTCCAAGCCCGCCTCGGCCTTCTCCCCGGTCGCGGTGACGCCCGACGAGCTGGGCGAGGCCTGGGATGGCGGCAGGCTCGACCGGCCGCTCCTGGTCCATCTCAATGGCGAGCCCTTCGGCAAGGCCGAGGCCGGGCTCGACATGACCTTCGATTTCCCGACCCTGATCGCGCATGCGGCCAAGACGCGCAACCTGCGCGCCGGCACCATCCTGGGCTCGGGCACCGTGTCCAACCGCGGATCCGACGGCGGGCCGGGCCGTCCGATCGCGGAAGGCGGGGTCGGCTATTCCTGCATCGCCGAGCAGCGCATGGTCGAGACGATCCGGGAAGGCCGGCCGAGGACGGCGTTCCTGCGCGCCGGCGACCGGGTCCGGATCGAGATGCGGGATTTGTCAGGCCATTCCATTTTCGGCGCGATCGACCAGGCGGTGACGGGCGATCCGCCGCCCCTACACCCCTTCCCCGCATCCTGCTAG
- a CDS encoding homogentisate 1,2-dioxygenase, whose protein sequence is MRKFIALPRIEGRASRQAHCDLPDGTFERELGKEGFFGPATMMYHTHPPTGWLSWEGPLRPRAFDLEKISAGMASPWKAAPILANASVKLRWWRADRSMDHLVRNADGDELLFLHRGKAELFCDYGHLSLEAGDYLMLPRSTMWRIETAGAADFLLIECSNGSYTLPEKGLVGQHAIFDAAMLDVPAIDGAFLAQQGEHETRVVIKRQNRLSTVTYPFNPLDAVGWHGDLMPVRINIKDIRPLMSHRQHLPPSAHTTFLGDRFVVCSFVPRPFETDPGAIKVPFFHNNDDYDEVIFYHAGDFFSRDNIKPGMVTWHPCGFTHGPHPKALARMYEQSKPGTDEYAVMIDARDPLEMGEAAAATELEAYARSWQSPGPVAAPRRPSRS, encoded by the coding sequence ATGCGCAAGTTCATCGCCCTGCCCCGCATCGAAGGCCGCGCCTCGCGTCAGGCGCATTGCGATCTGCCGGACGGCACGTTCGAGCGCGAGCTGGGGAAGGAAGGTTTCTTCGGCCCGGCGACCATGATGTATCACACGCATCCGCCGACCGGCTGGCTCTCGTGGGAAGGGCCGCTGCGCCCGCGCGCCTTCGATCTCGAGAAGATTTCCGCCGGCATGGCATCGCCCTGGAAGGCGGCGCCGATCCTGGCCAACGCCTCGGTCAAGCTCCGCTGGTGGCGCGCCGACCGTTCGATGGATCATCTGGTCCGCAATGCCGACGGCGACGAGCTCCTGTTCCTGCATCGCGGCAAGGCCGAGCTTTTCTGCGACTATGGCCATCTATCGCTCGAGGCGGGCGACTATCTCATGCTGCCGCGCTCGACCATGTGGCGCATCGAGACCGCCGGTGCGGCCGATTTCCTGCTGATCGAATGCAGCAACGGCTCCTATACCCTGCCCGAGAAGGGGCTGGTGGGGCAGCATGCGATCTTCGATGCCGCCATGCTCGACGTGCCTGCCATCGACGGCGCCTTCCTCGCCCAGCAGGGCGAGCACGAGACGCGGGTCGTAATCAAGCGGCAGAACCGGCTCTCGACCGTGACCTATCCCTTCAACCCGCTGGACGCGGTGGGCTGGCACGGCGACCTGATGCCGGTGCGCATCAACATCAAGGATATCCGGCCGCTGATGTCGCACCGCCAGCACCTGCCGCCGTCGGCCCACACCACCTTCCTCGGCGATCGTTTCGTCGTCTGCAGCTTCGTGCCGCGCCCCTTCGAGACCGATCCCGGCGCGATCAAGGTGCCGTTCTTCCACAACAACGACGACTATGACGAGGTCATCTTCTATCACGCGGGCGACTTCTTCAGCCGCGACAACATCAAGCCGGGCATGGTGACCTGGCATCCCTGCGGCTTCACGCACGGGCCCCATCCCAAGGCGCTCGCGCGCATGTACGAGCAGAGCAAGCCCGGCACCGACGAATATGCCGTCATGATCGACGCGCGCGATCCGCTCGAGATGGGCGAGGCCGCGGCCGCCACGGAGCTCGAGGCCTACGCCCGGTCCTGGCAGTCGCCGGGCCCGGTGGCGGCGCCACGGCGCCCCTCGCGTTCCTGA
- a CDS encoding HU family DNA-binding protein, protein MAEKAAVTTIPLSKLIAELATQHDLPKKAVAALFDDFVGLTVKNLKKGNKVRITGLGILQVRRRAARMGRNPATGEAIKIKASKKVAFRVAKDLKEAI, encoded by the coding sequence ATGGCTGAGAAAGCTGCAGTGACCACCATTCCGCTCTCGAAGCTCATCGCAGAGCTCGCAACCCAGCACGACCTGCCGAAGAAGGCCGTCGCCGCGCTGTTCGACGACTTCGTCGGCCTGACGGTCAAGAATCTCAAGAAGGGCAACAAGGTCCGTATCACGGGCCTCGGCATCCTCCAGGTTCGCAGGCGCGCCGCCCGCATGGGCCGCAACCCGGCGACCGGCGAAGCGATCAAGATCAAGGCGTCGAAGAAGGTCGCCTTCCGCGTCGCGAAGGATCTCAAGGAAGCGATCTGA